A DNA window from Helianthus annuus cultivar XRQ/B chromosome 15, HanXRQr2.0-SUNRISE, whole genome shotgun sequence contains the following coding sequences:
- the LOC110881740 gene encoding uncharacterized protein LOC110881740, whose amino-acid sequence MGYSILVCLAVFAIKGLVDAHDAAKTSVLKLQVGSLGTGRSLQRQLNRIAELADTSTSGGLDYVLQETILALLRHSDYCISGHSSVDVKESVSEGEKIFDQLSVEERGKFDEETLVNVNNIKKKSATSHSSNGLPNEYIVVTILVVAHGVLELPPIKSGEELKKALQKLASIPSSNIMGAEVLWTPQKEDDSLTREELLADYPLLHSI is encoded by the exons ATGGGTTACTCTATCCTTGTTTGTTTGGCTGTTTTTGCTATAAAAGGGCTTGTTGATGCTCACGATGCTGCAAAAACAAGTGTTCTCAAGCTTCAG GTTGGATCCTTGGGTACTGGTAGATCGCTACAAAGGCAACTCAATCGGATTGCTGAGTTAGCTGATACATCCACCTCAGGGGGATTGGATTATGTATTACAAG AGACAATACTGGCTCTGCTTCGGCACTCTGATTATTGCATTTCTGGTCATTCATCT GTGGATGTCAAGGAGAGTGTATCGGAAGGTGAGAAAATATTTGATCAACTTTCTGTTGAAGAAAGGGGTAAATTTGATGAGGAGACTTTGGTCAATGTCAACAACATCAAAAAGAAAAGTGCAACAAGTCACAGTTCTAATGGGCTCCCTAACGAGTACATTGTG GTTACGATCCTCGTGGTTGCTCATGGTGTACTTGAACTGCCCCCCATCAAAAGTGGTGAAGAACTGAAGAAAGCCTTGCAAAAGCTGGCCTCTATCCCTTCTAGCAATATTATG GGTGCCGAGGTGTTATGGACCCCACAAAAGGAAGATGATTCACTTACGAGGGAAGAACTATTAGCAGATTATCCGTTGCTGCACTCTATTTAG
- the LOC118487486 gene encoding uncharacterized protein LOC118487486 translates to MANNMKEAGRTIYGEKVKRQEAHEKFWSKSTSIIKRFPDGNSVVYVNTVTHLFYADDALILGEWSRENLQSTARILRVFYLCSGLRINLHKSNLYGVGTQDNEVDNMMEVLGCRRGAFPFVYLGIKVGAKMSRINNWNTVIDVVKARLVSWKAKNLSIGGRLILIKSVLENLPIYYFSLYKSPVAVIDSIEAIMRRFLWAGSNEEKKIPWVAWDVITRPKDEGGLGVNKIQDINDALLLKWAWRFKKESNCLWKRVVMGCHGSSRLWSMLPCSLSASG, encoded by the exons ATGGCTAACAATATGAAGGAAGCCGGAAGAACAATATATGGCGAAAAGGTCAAAAGACAGGAAGCTCATGAAAAATTCTGGTCAAAGAGCACATCAATTATTAAGAGATTCCCTGACGGGAATTCGGTTG TTTATGTCAACACTGTTACCCACCTTTTCTACGCGGACGACGCTCTTATTTTAGGAGAGTGGTCTCGCGAGAATCTTCAGAGCACCGCCCGGATTCTTCGTGTTTTTTACTTATGCTCGGGTCTCAGGATTAACCTTCACAAGTCTAACTTGTATGGAGTTGGTACCCAAGACAATGAAGTTGATAACATGATGGAGGTGTTGGGGTGTAGACGAGGTGCTTTTCCGTTTGTTTATCTAGGGATTAAAGTGGGAGCTAAAATGTCTCGTATAAATAATTGGAACACGGTGATTGATGTTGTTAAGGCTCGGCTTGTGTCATGGAAAGCGAAAAATTTATCTATAGGGGGTCGATTGATTCTTATAAAATCGGTTCTTGAAAACTTACCGATTTATTATTTTTCTCTCTATAAATCCCCGGTTGCGGTTATTGATAGTATCGAAGCTATTATGAGACGTTTTTTATGGGCGGGTTCTAACGAAGAAAAAAAGATACCTTGGGTGGCTTGGGATGTGATAACAAGACCGAAGGATGAGGGTGGATTAGGTGTGAATAAAATTCAAGATATTAACGACGCTCTTCTTCTTAAATGGGCGTGGCGATTCAAAAAAGAGAGTAATTGTTTGTGGAAAAGGGTAGTGATGGGCTGTCATGGTTCAAGTCGGTTGTGGTCCATGCTTCCATGTTCTTTATCGGCTAGTGGATAG